From one Malus sylvestris chromosome 1, drMalSylv7.2, whole genome shotgun sequence genomic stretch:
- the LOC126616297 gene encoding uncharacterized protein LOC126616297 translates to MSGGVGPTCSDISLPKEQEHEFKEHNDETSSKLSSHQKSPTSHSTATASPRKAGGGLFSFRQLNALAVVVVLSASGMVSPQDFAFVVFSVIYMHFISKVAFPILGSSRDPTVFNPQNKVLRLYVLTGAIIGLLLPIAYILEGIFEGDKQGISAASPHVFLLASQVFMEGMAFADRFSTPIRVFVPVFYNSRRIFTIVEWLKSEFSKEHEEYGGSAKRLYVGRGLAIANMAFWCFNLFGFLLPVYLPRAFKKYYSAHKLKDY, encoded by the coding sequence ATGTCAGGTGGGGTTGGTCCAACCTGCAGTGACATCAGCCTCCCCAAAGAACAAGAGCATGAATTCAAAGAACACAACGACGAAACCTCCTCAAAACTCAGCTCCCACCAAAAGTCCCCAACTTCACACTCCACCGCCACCGCCTCTCCGCGCAAAGCCGGTGGCGGTCTGTTCTCCTTCCGGCAGCTCAACGCCCTCGCCGTCGTCGTCGTCCTCTCCGCCAGCGGCATGGTAAGCCCCCAAGACTTCGCCTTCGTCGTCTTCTCCGTGATCTACATGCACTTCATCTCCAAAGTTGCTTTCCCCATCCTCGGTTCCTCCAGAGACCCCACGGTTTTCAACCCCCAAAACAAAGTCCTCCGCCTCTACGTCCTAACCGGCGCTATCATCGGCCTCCTGCTCCCCATTGCCTACATTTTGGAGGGAATTTTCGAAGGCGATAAACAAGGCATCAGCGCCGCTTCCCCGCACGTTTTTCTCCTTGCCAGTCAGGTGTTCATGGAAGGAATGGCTTTTGCCGACCGGTTTTCGACTCCCATACGTGTTTTCGTGCCGGTTTTCTACAATTCCAGGCGGATTTTCACCATTGTGGAGTGGCTGAAGAGCGAGTTTTCTAAGGAGCATGAGGAGTACGGTGGATCTGCAAAAAGATTGTATGTGGGGAGAGGGCTTGCTATTGCTAATATGGCGTTTTGGTGCTTCAATTTATTTGGGTTCTTGCTGCCTGTCTATCTTCCTAGGGCTTTCAAGAAGTACTACTCCGCCCATAAACTGAAAGATTATTGA
- the LOC126616286 gene encoding SKP1-like protein 21, with protein sequence MSEGVMAVVKPEMKSYIWLQTADGSIQQVEEEVAMFCPMICREILQTGMGSSKNYAISLPQRVNPAILGLILDYCRFHQVPGRSNKERKTFDEKFIRMDTKKLCELTSAADSLQLKPLVDLTSRALARIIEGKTPEEIRETFHLPDDLTEEEKLEPLRNITDDPRIRLLNRLYARKRKELKEREKLKNVEAEEERVDERSVDDLLTFINGGNRQAKGIKTNKNKKKNRRRKDHPKDSSTNVNGHNKDLDTLSSASHDGDTINVELLSPSSSKLQDSTSVTFSPKLDFDDGDLDDDLDPAMKEELDREVEDFARRLNSDWPERMQEILSLGQERRLAPININGNGSARGCTSLDRR encoded by the exons ATGTCAGAAGGTGTCATGGCGGTTGTCAAACCTGAG ATGAAATCTTACATCTGGCTTCAAACTGCCGACGGCTCAATCCAACAAGTAGAAGAAGAGGTTGCCATGTTCTGTCCGATGATATGCCGGGAAATATTGCAAACAGGAATGGGATCTTCCAAAAACTATGCTATATCACTTCCTCAACGAGTTAATCCTGCCATTTTGGGCTTAATACTTGACTACTGTCGGTTTCATCAAGTACCCGGTCGCTCTAATAAG GAGCGCAAAACTTTTGATGAGAAATTTATTCGAATGGATACAAAAAAGTTATGCGAGTTGACATCTGCTGCTGACAGCCTCCAATTGAAGCCTTTGGTTGATCTCACCAGCCGAGCACTTGCTCGAATTATTGAAGGAAAAACACCCGAGGAGATACGTGAGACATTTCATTTACCTGATGACCTCACAGAG GAGGAGAAGTTGGAACCTCTGAGAAACATAACTGATGATCCACGTATCCGGCTTCTCAATCGGTTATATGCTAGAAAGAGGAAAGAattaaaagagagagagaaactgaaG AATGTTGAGGCTGAGGAGGAGCGTGTCGATGAGCGTTCAGTTGACGATCTCTTGACATTTATAAATGGTGGAAATAGAC AAGCAAAGGGGATTAAGACCAAtaagaataaaaagaagaaTCGAAGAAGAAAAGATCATCCAAAAGATTCTTCAACCAATGTAAATGGACATAATAAG GACTTGGATACACTTTCTTCTGCTTCCCACGATGGTGACACAATCAATGTTGAGTTGTTGTCTCCCAGTTCTTCAAAGTTGCAAGATTCTACATCTGTTACCTTTTCACCAAAGCTTGACTTTGATGATGGTGATTTGGATGATGATTTAGATCCTGCCATGAAGGAAGAGCTTGACAG GGAAGTGGAGGATTTTGCACGAAGATTAAATTCGGATTGGCCAGAAAGGATGCAGGAAATTTTATCTTTAGGTCAAGAGAGGAGACTTGCACCAATAAATATAAACGGCAATGGCTCTGCACGTGGATGTACAA GTTTGGACAGGAGATAA
- the LOC126616279 gene encoding uncharacterized protein LOC126616279 encodes MSIAKPTTSDSLYAMKSEEENDSLDTIIGQVAKEPSISFSRAGDSPVPWIQLLHALDQQELPGWPLHSPIKVQMQKCDKCPREFCSSINYRRHIRVRHRLKKLDKDSSKNRELLREFWDKLSPEEAKEAVSFNNVTLEEVPGSSIIKALTILIRKPGFSSLPHVCLKAGPALLDIVQARPSRFPISSQELFSILDDASEKTFLCGTAISMQRYVFDGEAGKIGLESKNLVACTSFLVEQILLKAWHADKDAEALRLQKLLVEEEEAAQRRQEELLERKRQKKLRQKEQKEKDQGHGEKVDVKENIDETLEAVPLVETSSPSATFDSDTASSDVLDHVCLSLEPFHFSNTDENADLESQTGVSVGHVDSASGPNVERRVVQGNGSRRAVARWHMSPKSQRCVPNGFHGGHSSQTAKHSSIHHHGNHRDVRAASSGNRVWSRKPKPEYDGGSLKAGVQEEASEPDQIKNHEVLIGSIPVNLGNFCQESNNLAGVHDDCLSEKGQMLKDNLQDKTNKPDLVQSGTNRSTVKLWRPVSRNGTKGPTPIQNGSKESDINVVAEKGNSQSPYSENCKRSCVVDGHNDGNGNGSTHPDETQSLGFCSRAAEDFLAQRWKEAIAADHVELVLFQDSEPPRCPDNQNDGEVGANHLLKSKHSILGNAENRLVDGEAFDLPTAGAAKVRRRTKHDKGVKVKYIPKHSTVA; translated from the exons ATGTCAATTGCAAAACCTACGACCTCAGACTCTCTGTATGCTATGAAATCAGAGGAGGAAAATGATTCCCTTGACACTATCATTGGACAAGTTGCGAAAGAGCCATCTATTTCTTTCTCAAGGGCCGGGGATAGCCCAGTCCCGTGGATTCAGCTACTTCATGCCTTAGATCAACAAG AACTTCCAGGTTGGCCCCTGCACTCTCCTATTAAAGTGCAGATGCAAAAGTGTGACAAATGCCCACGAGAGTTTTGCTCATCCATCAACTACAGAAGACACATACGTGTACGCCATCGGTTGAAAAAGCTTGATAAG GATTCTTCTAAAAATAGGGAGCTTCTACGTGAATTTTGGGACAAG CTCTCGCCAGAAGAGGCAAAAGAAGCTGTATCATTCAATAATGTGACTTTGGAG GAAGTTCCAGGGTCTTCAATTATAAAGGCATTGACAATACTTATAAGGAAACCGGGATTTTCTTCTTTGCCTCACGTTTGTTTGAAGGCTGGTCCTGCCCTTCTG GATATTGTTCAAGCTAGACCTTCCAGATTTCCCATATCATCCCAGGAGTTATTCTCTATCCTCGATGATGCAAGTGAAAAGACGTTTCTGTGTGGGACAGCCATATCAATGCAGAGATATGTTTTTGATGGAGAGGCTGGGAAAATTGGCCTTGAATCAAAAAACTTAGTTGCTTGTACAAGCTTCCTGGTGGAACAGATATTG TTGAAAGCCTGGCATGCTGACAAGGATGCGGAAGCTTTGAGGTTACAGAAGTTGCtagtggaggaagaagaagctgcTCAAAGAAG GCAAGAAGAGCTCTTGGAAAGGAAAAGGCAGAAGAAGCTTAGGCAGAAAGAACAGAAGGAAAAGGATCAAGGACATGGGGAGAAGGTTGATGTTAAGGAGAACATTGATGAAACTCTGGAGGCTGTGCCACTCGTAGAAACATCTAGTCCTTCAGCAACATTTGATTCTGACACGGCCAGTTCGGATGTGCTGGATCATGTCTGCTTATCACTTGAACCATTCCATTTCTCAAATACGGATGAAAATGCAGATCTCGAATCTCAGACTGGAGTTAGCGTTGGACATGTTGATTCGGCGAGTGGACCAAATGTTGAACGGCGGGTGGTGCAAGGAAATGGTAGTCGGCGTGCAGTTGCTCGATGGCACATGTCTCCAAAATCACAGCGGTGTGTGCCCAATGGATTTCATGGAGGCCATAGTTCTCAAACAGCGAAGCATTCATCCATACACCACCACGGTAACCACAGGGATGTAAGGGCTGCTTCCAGTGGCAATAGAGTATGGAGTCGAAAGCCCAAACCAGAATATGATGGGGGGAGTTTGAAAGCTGGAGTACAGGAAGAAGCATCTGAACCAGATCAAATCAAGAACCATGAGGTTTTGATTGGTTCTATACCAGTCAATCTTGGAAATTTTTGCCAGGAAAGTAATAATCTGGCTGGTGTTCATGATGACTGTCTTTCGGAGAAAGGTCAAATGCTAAAGGACAATCTTCAGGATAAAACCAATAAACCTGATCTGGTACAGAGTGGCACAAACCGGTCAacagtgaagctttggaggccAGTGAGCCGGAATGGAACAAAAGGTCCTACGCCAATTCAGAATGGCAGCAAAGAATCTGACATAAATGTGGTAGCTGAAAAGGGCAACAGCCAAAGCCCTTACAGTGAAAATTGTAAAAGATCGTGTGTTGTGGATGGCCATAATGATGGAAACGGGAACGGCTCTACTCACCCCGATGAAACACAAAGCCTGGGCTTCTGTAGCCGTGCGGCAGAAGATTTTCTTGCACAGA GATGGAAGGAGGCTATTGCTGCAGATCATGTGGAATTGGTTCTATTCCAAGACTCCGAACCTCCCAGATGCCCAGACAATCAAAATGACGGTGAAGTAGGAGCGAATCATTTGTTGAAGTCTAAACACAGCATTCTTGGCAATGCGGAAAACAGGCTTGTAGATGGGGAGGCATTTGATTTGCCAACTGCTGGAGCTGCTAAAGTCAGGCGCAGGACGAAGCATGACAAGGGTGTGAAGGTTAAGTACATTCCGAAACATAGCACAGTTGCCTAG